In the genome of Panthera uncia isolate 11264 chromosome B3 unlocalized genomic scaffold, Puncia_PCG_1.0 HiC_scaffold_1, whole genome shotgun sequence, one region contains:
- the LOC125908984 gene encoding 60S ribosomal protein L39-like, which yields MCFHKTCRIKRFLAKKQKQNCPVPWWIQMKTGNEIRLNSKRRHCRRIKPGI from the coding sequence ATGTGTTTTCACAAGACTTGCAGGATCAAACGATTCCTGgctaagaaacaaaagcagaattgtCCCGTTCCCTGGTGGATTCAGATGAAAACTGGTAATGAAATCAGGTTAAACTCCAAGAGGAGACACTGCAGAAGAATCAAGCCGGGTATATAA